The Vibrio tritonius genomic sequence GATTGATTGTGTGATCTCTCCCATAAGTAATCGAGTAATAAGTTGCCTAGACGTGACATCAGGGAGTGAGCGAGTAATATCAATCTAACCCTTTAGGGATAGATAATAATAAAAACATCACAATCAATGGCTAGGATATACAACATATGATGGAAAGAAATCAGTACGTAGTGACAGTGTCACTAGAGCGGTATCGAACGGATATGAATCGCAAGACAACTATCAGTATGGAGACAAACGATGACTCAGTGGCTTAAAGATAGATTCTATATTTTGGCAACATCCCTTGCTGTCGTAGTTAGTGCAATCTTGTATTTCTACTTACTTCAAGACTGGGCTTTAAATCTATTGGTACTCGTGGGTTCTGCAGTGATTATTCATCGGTTTTGTAATACCCATCTTCAGAAAATCATTTAGCGTCTGTTGTCCTAAAATTCTTCTAAAAGAGAGCTCTGCTCTCTTTTTTCTTGCATGCAAAAAAATGCGCCCACTTGAAGCGGGCGCTAACAACGTCAGTTGGCTAAATAACGAATGGTTCTTTATTAGCAAATTAACTGTAGGTAACTTATCGCCATCTTGCCATTGAGATAGCGTAATTTATGCGTCTCGTCATGCTTTGTGCATTGCGATCGAAATACTTGCTTTATGTATGATTCGGAAATGAATTAGTTATAGTGCATCGTTAACCCTAAGTTCATTCTCTTATCCCTATATCAAACCACCAGTTATCCACAGCTTGAAAAAATGCTTATAAAAAGATCTAAATTGACCATTTATTGATCCTTTTCTTGAGAGTTAATAAGCGCTAGAAAGAAAGTAAGTGTTCACATCACTTCTTGCATTCTTCATGCCTCTAATGGGTGTTTATCACTCGTAATTTAGTTACATATAGCCATGACATTTTCTCATGACTATTAAATCTTTATCTTAACTTATTGAAAATATTAGAAAATAAAAAGGCACCTGAGGTGCCTTCTATTTATGAGTCTTTGTGCTGTTCCCGTATCTCTTTGGCAACCACTTTGATCGCCTCAGCAGTACTCATTCCCTCTGCCATGAGCTTTTGAATTTTCTCCACCGCTTCTTGTTGTTGCTGGTGTGTCAGGGTTAAATCATCAAACATAAAAAAAGCTCCTTAATTCAAGGAGCCTGAATATAATGGGAAAGTTAGTACGTGGCAAGGAAGTTAACGTACGCCCCCATTGAATTTTCATTCGTGTAGCTACCAGCGATATCCATTTCGAATAGCCCCAATGGCGACAACCCAATACCGGCAGTATACGTTGGTTCAGTATTACTATAGGCAACGTTCTTTTTGTAACCCACTCTTAGCTTGAGTTGACGTAAGAGATCAAGTTCGGCCCCTACCCTCAGCATTTGGGTGTTATCAGCAAATTCTTTATAGCGTCGTTGTTCGTTTAAGTCATAATCGACACTTAGTGTAAAGTAATCGGCAACAATACCCGCTCCCACGGTATAGAGCGGGCGCATTTCATAGTTGTACTGAACATTAGAATTACCAGAAATTGCAGGTGATACAGATTTGGTTTGAATATCATGACTAATCAGATTCATCGCTGAAAAACCAATTCTAAATGGTCCATAGAACCAAAGTGCACCAGCATCTAAATTCAGAACATTTTCTGCGTCGCTATTTTTTGTTGCATCGGTTAAGTCAAAATCATCGACCGTCGTTTGATAAACAAACGTATAAATTCGTTGCAGTTTCGGTGATATACCAAAAGAGGTGTGTTGACCAAATACAGTGCTGTATCTTGCCATAGATAAACCAACTTCCGTAACTCCTACTGATACCGCGGTTACCGTAGAGTTTTGTGCCCTTTCAACGGTACAAGCATTAGCATTACTTGGGTCGCTGCATGATCCGATTTCTGTCGTGACAAATGTTTCGGCATAAGCTTTACCGAACAAATTCATAGAAAGATATTGGTTAGGAATTCCTAATGCAAAACCTGCGCCCAACTCAACATTGACTTGAGCACCATCTAATTTGTCCAACTCCCCCGACAGCTCATCGGCAGTAGCTTGCGTTACGCTACCATCAATACCGTTAAGAATGTCGGTAATGTTATCGACAGTATCTAACATACTATCTTGATCATCATAACTAATACCGACGCTTGGCAAAATCATACCTGCATCATCATTTCGACGATAAATAGCAGTCAGAGCAGGATTATAAAAAGGAGCGGTAAGATAAGTTCCAGAAACAACACCGACACCACCCATGGCATCACCACGGGCTTCAACGGTATATGGTCCCGCAACAGCATTAGCTGCCGCGAAAGAAATAGACAACGTTATCAGCTTTAAATTCGTTTTCATTAGTACTAGGCCGTTTAGTCATTTAATTTGCTTATCGGCCTAGTATTTGCGAACTTTAGCTATTCTTCTGTGGCGACATCATAAGTTTTACTAATAACTTGTGATTGTTCGATAATAATCGGACCTTGCCAACGTTGTTGTGTCATAGATATCGCTAATACGTAGCGATCGGGAGGTAAGCTATCAACTGGTAATGAGGTAGGATAATCAGAATCATAACTGTGATTCCAAATTTCCTGATATTTACCTTTAACGTAGTCGTACACCGATACCCCTAACTTGGGTAAAGGACAGAATTTATTTAAAAGTGCATTTTTTTCGATTTGCCAGTGATCTTTTGAAGCCCAACGTACCGTTTGTTTGGCGTTCTGTTCACTGAAAATAACCCAAGCACTCCAAGATTCCTGGTCATCGGCTGTTACATCAATACGATATAGGCCTTTTGATATGTCATTGTTTAGGTTATAACGCTTAACATAGCTATAAATTCCATTTGTGACATTGTCACTATTTACAGAGTTGAAGCTTGTATCCGATGAGATGTCTTTATCAACCCACTTAGATAAGCGTATATCAGAAATTTCTTTTTTGGCCGCAACATTGACCATCATTTGATAAGCATCACGCCCTGGACTTTGGATATTTAACCGACGAATCGTGATACTGTTTATCCAATCTGGAAATTGTTTGCTATCAAGCCCTTTACCGCAATCAACACTAAGTGATTGTACTAAAAGAGAATTTAGGTGGTCTTTTATGTTTTTCTCTTGGTCAAGTTGCCACACTTCAACCAATGAAGTAAACATGCTTTGCAGGTCACCATCAAGTAAATGTTGATGGGCCTGAGTTAATGGCGTGCTTTGTTCAAACCAATCCGCAGCGTGAGAGGTTAAAGGCACGCACAATGACGTGCCTAATAACAACAAGGATTTTTTCATGAATTACGCTTTCATTTTATATCCGACACCACGTAAGGTTTCAATTTCCAAACCTGGTAATTTTTGGCGTAACTGCAATACGTGCGTATCCACAGTACGAGTAGTAGGGAAATGGTTGTAACCCCATACATGATCCAATAACTCATCACGCGTAAATACTCGGCCCAAGTTGCTCGCTAAAAATAGCAACAAATCGAACTCAGTACGAGTTAAGGTAACCATTTCATCACGGAAAAACACTTCTCGAGTCGCTTTATCAATGACCAAATCGTTGGTTATTACTTTGCTGTCGTCTTGTCCTTCCCCTTCAGGGCTACGCATTTGCGCACGAATCCGAGCAAATAACTCAGCTTCTGCAAAAGGTTTCGTCAGATAGTCTGTTGCACCAGCATCTAGGCCAGTCACTTTGTCTTTTACTGTAACAAGTGCAGTCAAAAGAATAACCGGTACTTCTTTGATTTTTTTCCAATCGGCTAAGTGTTCGACAGAATCACCATCGGGTAATTGGCGATCCAGAATGACTAAATCTGCTTTTTCCCAATATTGTTTTACATCAGCAATAGTTTCTGAGTGTAAACAATCATATCCTGCTTGTTCCAAACTAACTAGAAGGCCATCTGCTAGGTTTTTATCATCTTCAACGAGAAGCAATGTCTGTTTCACAGGGTATCTCCAATATAAATGTTGTCGGTGGTCCAACGAGGGTCATGGTGCCGCCCATTCTTCCGACCATCGATTCTACAATAGTTAAGCCAAGTCCTAAGCCACTCTTACTAACGAACGGCTTACGTAAGTGACGCCAATCTTTTTGCGTTAATGTTCCTTGGTCTGTCACTTTGATTGTTACTGAATTATCAGTGGTAATGACATCAAGTGTTACAGGCGCGATGCCGTATTTGACAGCATTACGGATCAAGTTATCGATACATGTCCCGAGCCAATAGACGTTTAATTTCGCGGCGACATCCTGATTTATATTAAGTGTTATGGGGTCTGAAAACTCCTCTTCAACTTTATACTGCAACCATTCTTCAACTGAAGGAACCCAGTCGGTTGCTAAAGGTTTATTGTCCGACTGTAGGTAATCTTTACTCGCTTCTGCTAGCTGGCGTAAACGCCGAGAGTCTTCACACAAGCGTCTAAATTCATCATATACCGTTTCCGGTAACCGTTCGAATTCACGACGGAATCCTTCTACCGTTAACGAGAGACTTGCGATAGGCGTACGTAATTCATGAGTCAAAATTTGCAAAATCAACATACGGCTTTTCATCTCTTGGCGTTTTGTATTCCACCGATACACCGACCAGCCCAATACCAAGAGAATATTAGCAATGACCAACACTACCATGCTGACACGAAGTAAATTGGAATGGTCTTCAATATCCCAACAAATATTACCTCGTTGCACAAAACATGCGCTGTTAGAGCCCACTACACTATATGCAAGCCCCGCTCGGCTGGCATTATGGTTCCAAATATCTTCGTTAAAAACATAGTATTTGTCCCCTTTTCTTAGCCAAAGTTCATTTTGTTCGCTAAACATTAATGAACCGGATAATAGCGCTTCTATCGATTCACTATTCATCGCCTGTAGGCGACCTAGTAAAGTTCCCTTAGGCGCTTGTGGTCGTTCTTCGATATGCATGTACTGTTTAATCTCTTCATACATATTCGGATACAGTTTCACGTATCGTGCAGCGTAAGTACCACCGCCGGGGTGAATCAAACCACTTCGAGCAAACCACCCTGGACGCAACTTGGTTCCATTACATATGGCACGCGTAAAGGACAAAGGCTCCGTAACAAGCGGGTTGTAAGGGAGCGTACCAGAACAATTCATCGCCAACTGATACAACTGTTGGATTGCTCTTAACGGGTATGAAGAGGTCTGAGGCAACATGCTCTCAGGCGTAATCAAACGAGAAGGAAAATCCGTTTGGATATTTCGAATATCGTAAGACACAACCGCTGAATCGTAATCGAAAAGCGATACGAAAAGATCGATGCGCTCAGGGAGAGAATCCGCCCTTGTGGCGGCTGTAAAAAATGTCCCTATTGCGGCTATTGTTATGATTATCGCTTTTCTCAAGTGAGTTCTTATATAAATCATTAAGTTGAAAAATACTATAACGCATTATTCTTAAAATATATACGCGGCTTGTTATATTGCTGTCAATAATGGTTAATACCATGAAAAAGAAGCCAGCTATGCTGGCTTCTTGGACAATAAAACGTCAAATTACTGCAATGCTTTGGATATCGCTTCTACACTTGCTTTCGCGTCACCAAATAGCATTTGTGTATTGTCTTTAAAGAACAGCGGATTCTGTACTCCAGCATAACCGGTATTCATCGAACGTTTGAATACAATAACCTGTTTTGCATTCCATACCTCTAACACAGGCATACCTGCAATTGGACTCGTTGGATCTTCGAGCGCTGCTGGGTTTACCGTATCATTTGCGCCAATCACTAGAACCGTATCGGTTTGTGGAAAATCATCATTAATTTCATCCATTTCCAACACAATATCGTACGGAACTTTCGCTTCGGCTAACAACACATTCATGTGACCCGGTAACCTTCCCGCAACAGGGTGAATTCCAAAACGTACGTTAATACCGCGGCTACGCAATTTCTCAGTGATATCAAACACTGGATACTGAGCTTGTGCCACTGCCATGCCGTAACCCGGAGTGATAATGACAGATTGAGAGTTTTTCAAAAGCTCTGCCACCTCTTCTGCGGTTGTTTCGTGATATTCTCCCATTTCTTGGTCACTTGAGATGGCCACTTCCTGGCCAAACCCTCCGGCAATGACACTAACAAATGACCGATTCATTGCTTTACACATGATATACGAGAGGATCGCACCAGAAGAACCCACCAAGGCCCCAGTCACAATTAATAGGTCGTTGGCCAACATAAAACCGGCCGCCGCCGCCGCCCAACCTGAGTATGAGTTCAGCATCGACACCACCACTGGCATGTCGGCACCACCAATCGACGCCACTAAGTGATAACCAAATGCGAACGCAATAAAGGTCATCAGAATTAATGCCCAAACACTGCCATCCGCCTTCACAAAGTGGATCAATAACCAAATCGACACCAACACAGCGATTAGATTAAGTTTGTGTTTATGCGGCAGATTAAGTGGTGAGGATTTGATCATTCCACTCAGTTTCCCATAAGCCACGATCGAACCCGTAAAGGTCACTGCACCAATAAAGACCCCCACAAACACTTCAACTAAATGAATTGTGTGTTCCGCCGCCGACGCCAATAACGGCGCATCAATGAAACTGTTGTACCCAACCAAAACAGCCGCTAAGCCAACAAAGCTATGCAGTACCGCAACCAATTCAGGCATCTGGGTCATTTCAACTTTTTTGGCTAAACGAATACCAATACCGGCACCAATGACCATCGCCAGAATTACCCAAGATACACCTTGGCTGTCAGGTCCGAGAATGGTTGAGATTAGCGCGATAGCCATCCCGACGATACCGTAATAGTTACCCGCTTTTGCTGACGTTTGTTTTGATAACCCCGCCAAACTCATAATGAAAAATAAGGCAGCAACGATGTACGCTGCTTGTACCATTTGTGCAGACATCTCCTACTCCCTTAGTCTTTACGGAACATTTGCAGCATACGTTTAGTGACAGTAAAGCCACCAAAGATGTTGATACTGGCGATCAAAATCGCGAAAAAGGAAAGAAACGACACCAAACCGTGTCCCTGACCAATTTGTAATAATGCCCCAACGACGATGATTCCCGATATGGCGTTAGTCACCGACATCAATGGCGTGTGCAACGAATGCGATACATTCCACACCACATAGTAACCAACGACACAAGCCAAGACGAACACAGTGAAATGGCTCAAGAATGCACTTGGCGCAACCGATGCAATCCAAGCAAAAGCGCCTACCGCAACGACCAAGCCAAGCCCTTTCTTCCAAGGTGATATCGGCTTTTCTGGTGCTTTGACTACTGGCTGAGCGGCTTTCGGGGCCGCTTGCGGCTGTGCAGACACTTGAATAGGAGGGGCTGGCCAGGTCACTTCGCCAGCTTTAATCACGGTAACCCCACGTACCACAACATCGTCAAAATCAATGGTGATGGTTCCATCACTTTCTTTACACAGCAATTTGAGTAAATTCACTAAGTTGGTCGCATAAAGTTGTGAGGACTGGGTTGGTAAACGACTGACCATGTCGGTATAACCAATAATTTTCACCCCATTGTTGGTGGTGATCACTTGATCTTTAACGGTGTATTCACAGTTACCACCGTTGGCGGCAGCTAAATCAACAATCACACTGCCCGCTTTCATGCTATCAACCATCTCTTTGGTGATAAGCGTTGGCGCAGGTTTCCCAGGAATCAATGCCGTGGTAATGATGATATCGACATCTTTCGCTTGAGCTGCGTACAACTCAGCCGCTTTGCGATTAAATTCGTCCGACATCTCTTTCGCATAGCCATCACCAGCGCCAGAGTTTTCTTGATAGTCGACCGTTAAAAACTCTGCGCCCATTGATTGAACTTGCTCTTTCACCTCAGGTCGAACATCAAACGCACGCACCATCGCCCCTAGGCTTCCCGCAGCACCAATCGCAGCTAAACCAGCAACACCAGCGCCAGCAATAAACACTTTCGCCGGCGGAATTTTCCCTGCTGCAGTAATCTGTCCAGTGAAGAATCGACCAAACTCGTGGGCTGCTTCCACTACAGCACGATAGCCAGCAATATTTGCCATTGATGATAGCGCATCAAGGGATTGGGCTCGTGAAATACGTGGTACCGCATCCATTGCTAACACGTTGACATTTTTTTCTGCTAGCTTTTCCATTAACTCAGGATGTTGGGCAGGATAAATAAAGCACACTAAGGTAGTGTTTTCTTTTAGAAGGGACAGTTCGTCAACCGATGCTGACTCGCCGTACAAGGGAGCATTAACTTTTAGGATCAAGTCAGAGCCCCACACCTCCTCCTGACTGACTATGGTAGCGCCCGCTTCTTTATATGTCGCATCATCGAAGCTGGCAAAAACACCTGCTTCACTCTCGACACAAACATCAAAACCGAGCTTAATCAATTGCTTAACAGAGTTTGGAGAGGCAGCTACACGGGTCTCTCCGTCACTCCTTTCTTTTGGTACACCAATTTGCATATCATTTCCTTGAAATACTGACTCGATGATATTCGTTTCTATCGAAGGCTGAGATGCACTGCAAGCGTTTGTATGTAAATTTCTAACTAATGCCCAATTTATCTACAAAAATTCATTTACTTACAGATATCCCCAAATGATCTCAAGATGCAGAACTCATAGTTTCATCAACGCGTTCTGGCAAAGGGCACAGAAATGGGCTTCTTGATGAGCCTCTAAGAACGAGAACTTTCTTGCTAAAACCACATCTTTAAGTGATTTGGGTATAGTAAGATTCAATAACACCAAGAACTGTCTCGACATTATCTCCGGTAGTACGAACTTCCACTGTTATCCTATGACGGTGATTGACTAAGATGACTAGCGAGTATTGTTAACGCGTCCACATCAGCCACTTTAATCTATGGAGCCAATACGATAACAATTTCAGTTTAAAGGAAAAGGAGAGAAAGGTTCTGTGAATCAACAAGAAAAAGCGCCACAAAAAGTGACGCTAATAAACGAGAACAAAGAGGGAATCAGGAGAAAATACTGTCACCCATTTGATCGATAAACATTTGAGATTTGCGTAGCATCAATTCATTTGCATCCGCTTGACTTGGTAATACATCGGAGCGAATAAAACGGTGGGTTTTCACCTCATCACCAAGTTGTTTAGTGATTCGGCCGGCAATACGATATTGACCGCCTTCAGAGAGCGCCTCTTGGTATATCAAATAGCCTTTGTATTCGATTGGCGTTACTTCTTTCACTTCTGGTGTCGATTTTCCACCAAATAAACGAGAAAACAGCCCCACAATAACTCCTTAATTAGTGGTTTTTGGGTGTTACAACCGGCGTTTCGTACCATTCAAGCTCTGAGTCTTCATCAAACCTTGGGGTATGCCAAGTTGTTGGAATATCAGTATCGCGATTTTTGCGTCGGTCTTCAACAATCATTGCCATTGAAACACTAATTGCGGTTTCCGCATGCTGTTTAAGGACAACAAGACGCTCTTCAGGCAAAGCCGATAAAAAATCGATATCATGCCGAATGTAAACCGGTCTTAGCTGATTAAGTGCCAGACAAGCGAGATCCGCCAATTGTTCATGGTCAAAGCGTTCAGTAAAGTGCTCTTGCACCAATATCTGCCCTACTAACGTTTCCATATAATTATGTACATCGACACTAATTTGCATACGATACTCCCCTTATCGTTCTTAACTTTAACACTAATCAACAGTTAGACTTCTATCAACAAATCAATCTTAAGCGATGTAACTGTTGCTTAAGTTGCCTCATTTATTGGATTCAGTTTAAAAATGTCGCTCTCGACTTAAAATAGTCTTTTCATTTACTTTGGAGGCCGTTTAGCATGTCGCTCTTTTAACCTTAACCAGAGTTGCTGGCGTCATCTATATACATGTATACACGCTTATTCACATCACATTGGTTTAGAATTGTTTTACCTGTGCTCTTGATCAGTTTGCTTTGGTCTGGGATGAACAGCGTTATTCAAGTCATGCAGGCCAATCTTGGATTTGCTATCTACATGCCATACGTACTGCTTTGTTGCGCCTTCCTAATTGCCTACTTCTTTCGTCAAGGGCGAATCGCGATGATTTCTGTCGCATTATTGGCATCTTATTGGTTGATTCAACACACCTTGTCGGAACCAGCAGACCAACACTTATCTCTAATTAAGCTCTCTCTGTTCGCGCTTCTGTTGCCAGTTGCTTGTTGGCAGATCTACTTATTCAAGAACGAAACTATTTGGCATCCTGGCTTCTTAGCTTTTCTATTGAGCTTAGGCCTAATCATAGGATGGGCTAGCTTACTTATCTCTGATTTCGATAATGTCATCATGACATACTTCATTGAGTTTCTCTCGAGCACGCAGGTCACTAGCTCGCCATTACCCATAATACTAGCTGCTTATATTGCGATACTCACCCTGTATGCTGGAATTCTTGTCTATTCACACAATCGACTTTCTGACGTGGTGATCTACTCAACACTTCTGGTGGTTGGCAGCGCATTTACTCGCTTTGATGTGCCTTTTATTTCTAGCACCATGTTCTCTCTTATTGCAGTATTGATGATGATCTACTTGATCTCCACCAGCTACAAGATGGCATTTACAGACACGCTCACTCAACTTCCCGCCAGACAGGCTTTGGAAATTGATTTGCGCCAGCTAGGCAAGAAATACACCTTAGCTATGGTCGACATTGATCATTTTAAAAGTTTCAATGATACCTATGGCCATGATGCAGGCGATGACGTGCTGCGTCTTATTGCCAGTCGATTAGCCTTAATCAAAGGAAATGGTCGTGTTTACCGCTATGGTGGTGAAGAGTTTCTGATTTTGTTTAAGGGGAAAGAGACCGAGCAATGTTCGCCATTGCTCGAACAGGTTCGTAATGACATTGCAGGCTATCCACTGGTGCTACGCAATTATACCAAACGTCCGAGCGACAATACGCAGGGACGGCAATATCGGCACAGTCGATACAAGCAAGATTGTCTTTCTTTGACGGTGAGTATTGGCATCAGTGACAGCCTCCAAGGTGACAGTGTCACTGAGATTTTAGACAATGCCGACAAAGCGCTTTATTCAGCCAAAAGCTCCGGACGTAACTGCATTAAACGCTACTCCCCGCAATGAGTTATAGGGCGATACCACGAAGCACCATATCAATAACAAACTCCGTAGCTTGATCAAATTCATCGTCATTTAATTGGTCGCCGTTAATCAGTAGAATTTCCGTGTCGAAATCCGCATAAAACTGCGTTGCACCCCAAATTAAAAACAGCAAGTGCAGCGGATTCATCGGTCTAATTAGCTCCTGTTCGATCCAGTGCTGAATCACATTCGCTTTACCCGTTGTCCACTCAATCACCGGTAACTCAATGGAATCATGAATGATTGGTGCGCCTTGAATAATCTCTTGGGCAAAGATTTTCGACTCTTGTGGATGAGTACGACTGTAACGCATCTTTGCTTGGATATAGCGACGCAGTACGTCTGTTGGAGGTTGCGTAGCCGCATCTTCATCAAACCCTTCATTCCACAGATTAAGAATGTCTTGAAGCAGTGCTTTATAAAGACCCACTTTCGATTTGAAGTAATACAAAATATTGGCTTTAGGAAGGTTAACCCGATCGGCTATCGATTGAATCGATGTTCCTTTATAGCCATGTTTCACGAATTCATCCGCAGCCGCCGCTAAAATGATCTGTTCATTACGACGACGAATATCTCCGGCAGAAGCTGAGCGATTAGGTGAGACTTGTTTTGGCACTACATATTCCCTGTTTAAATAACCTTAATGAAGTGTGACTCATTTGCACCATTTCGATACAACTGCACAATTATGTGACGCATAGACTAACGAATTATCTGATAACTATACAGAATTTCTCATCAACTCCGGTAAATTTATCTTTTTACTCTATCCATTTTTTCGTTTTCTCTGCCAAGATATTGCCTAATCAATCCCACTATCGTTTATCGCTTCCTCTACCATACTTGCTCATTTCACAGCAACTTTTCCCTCTTAACCACTGCCATCATTGGCTTTTTCTGTGTGCAAAATTGATCCCGACCCCTTTAACGTTTGTGAAATTCCTTATTCGTTACGTGTAAACCTGAACACATGGTCAGGTTTTTGCATATTTGTAACATATGCCGTGCATGGAATGCGCGTAATCGACAATAACAACGAATCCAACGTGTGGCGAAATGAGCGTGTTGAGTTTCGGTCAGTAGGACAAAGGAAGTATGCTAGAAATAATGATCAACAGTGAAATCGTCCAAATTGAAAGGGCGAGCGCCGATACCATGTTACTCACCTATTTACGTGAGCAACAGCAAATGACCGGGAGCAAAGAAGGTTGCGGCAGTGGCGATTGCGGGGCTTGTACCGTGGTGCTGGTGTCTCTTGATAACCAAGAAGAATTGACCTTTCATCAAATCAACTCCTGTATTACACCACTGCATTCATTGCATGGTAAACAAGTTATTACGGTCGAATTTCTCAACCAACAAGGCAGTTTGCACCCAATTCAACAACGTTTGATCGACGCACATGGCTCACAATGCGGTTTTTGCACACCCGGCTTTATGATGTCGCTCTACGCGTTATCCAAACAGGCTCAATTGACCAGCGAACCCGTTGATTATCTGGCTGGTAACTTGTGTCGTTGTACAGGTTACGGCCCCATTATTGATGTTGCTAATTCCCTAATGGAAAAACCCATCAATGATCCACTGTCGGCGTCCTTCGAGGACACGTTACTATGGATGAAGACAGTAAAACCACTAGTGAGTAACGGTTATTACCTACCGCAAACACGTGCCGATTTACGTTCCCTGCGCAACGCGCATCCTAATGCCCAACTGATTGCTGGTGGAACTGATCTCTCTTTAGCGGTAACTCAGCAATGGCAACCTTTAGAAAGCTTAATCGATGTGTCCCA encodes the following:
- a CDS encoding late competence development ComFB family protein, which gives rise to MQISVDVHNYMETLVGQILVQEHFTERFDHEQLADLACLALNQLRPVYIRHDIDFLSALPEERLVVLKQHAETAISVSMAMIVEDRRKNRDTDIPTTWHTPRFDEDSELEWYETPVVTPKNH
- a CDS encoding GGDEF domain-containing protein; translated protein: MLLISLLWSGMNSVIQVMQANLGFAIYMPYVLLCCAFLIAYFFRQGRIAMISVALLASYWLIQHTLSEPADQHLSLIKLSLFALLLPVACWQIYLFKNETIWHPGFLAFLLSLGLIIGWASLLISDFDNVIMTYFIEFLSSTQVTSSPLPIILAAYIAILTLYAGILVYSHNRLSDVVIYSTLLVVGSAFTRFDVPFISSTMFSLIAVLMMIYLISTSYKMAFTDTLTQLPARQALEIDLRQLGKKYTLAMVDIDHFKSFNDTYGHDAGDDVLRLIASRLALIKGNGRVYRYGGEEFLILFKGKETEQCSPLLEQVRNDIAGYPLVLRNYTKRPSDNTQGRQYRHSRYKQDCLSLTVSIGISDSLQGDSVTEILDNADKALYSAKSSGRNCIKRYSPQ
- a CDS encoding TetR/AcrR family transcriptional regulator, whose translation is MPKQVSPNRSASAGDIRRRNEQIILAAAADEFVKHGYKGTSIQSIADRVNLPKANILYYFKSKVGLYKALLQDILNLWNEGFDEDAATQPPTDVLRRYIQAKMRYSRTHPQESKIFAQEIIQGAPIIHDSIELPVIEWTTGKANVIQHWIEQELIRPMNPLHLLFLIWGATQFYADFDTEILLINGDQLNDDEFDQATEFVIDMVLRGIAL